In Archangium violaceum, the following are encoded in one genomic region:
- a CDS encoding PTS sugar transporter subunit IIC produces the protein MSVGWTQVALAGVWGGLVAVERKAFLQAMFSRPLVSATVMGLLLNDVPSGLFVGMLLELFHLGTANLGASLPDNDTLSATGTSAAAATMAAATGAGSTPALWSLAVLLFVGLGRVGQLVDRALERYSARLARKAMASAEAGQLTRAMQQNLWGMWPHFVLFGAMTASCALAGFFIGPLLERMPLPLLRGLAWAYPAMASVAASLAAKGSHARRAPMYAGVGAAVVTVVVVLLTTLRGCS, from the coding sequence GTGAGCGTGGGCTGGACCCAGGTGGCGCTCGCTGGCGTCTGGGGCGGCCTCGTCGCGGTGGAGCGCAAGGCCTTCCTCCAGGCCATGTTCTCCCGTCCCCTGGTGTCGGCCACCGTCATGGGGCTGCTGCTCAACGACGTGCCCTCGGGACTCTTCGTGGGCATGCTGCTGGAGCTCTTCCACCTGGGGACGGCGAACCTGGGCGCCTCGCTGCCGGACAACGACACGCTGTCGGCCACCGGCACCTCGGCGGCGGCGGCCACCATGGCGGCGGCCACCGGCGCGGGCTCCACCCCGGCCCTCTGGTCGCTCGCGGTGCTCCTCTTCGTGGGGCTGGGGCGCGTGGGACAGCTCGTGGACCGGGCCCTGGAGCGCTACTCGGCGCGGCTGGCCCGCAAGGCCATGGCCTCGGCCGAGGCCGGTCAGCTCACCCGGGCCATGCAGCAGAACCTCTGGGGCATGTGGCCCCACTTCGTCCTCTTCGGGGCGATGACGGCCTCGTGCGCGCTGGCGGGCTTCTTCATCGGTCCGCTGCTGGAGCGGATGCCCCTGCCGCTGCTGCGCGGCCTGGCGTGGGCCTATCCCGCCATGGCCTCGGTGGCGGCCTCCCTCGCCGCCAAGGGCAGCCATGCCCGGCGCGCCCCCATGTATGCGGGCGTGGGCGCCGCCGTCGTCACCGTGGTGGTCGTCCTCCTCACCACCCTGCGGGGGTGTTCATGA
- a CDS encoding PTS system mannose/fructose/sorbose family transporter subunit IID, translating to MSVASPPLSRGVLLRVFLRSLFLQASWNPQGMQNLGLAYALYPALERLYPEKQDLETAVRRHLVFFNTHPYVAAAIVGGVLYHEQRIARGEEPPDKVVAFKAALMGPLAALGDGFFWLSLKPATGAVCAALVPVLAAWAAVLFLFLYNLVHLTLRARLYLLGLTLGDRLVEAVARANLPTRGARLRAVAAACAGGLAAWLAVTFGANAGGRFAPLLSAGCLALGVLSYFLVSRRVPNYVVLYLAAGLACAAGAFL from the coding sequence ATGAGCGTGGCCAGCCCGCCGCTCAGCCGGGGAGTGCTGCTGCGCGTCTTCCTGCGCTCGCTCTTCCTGCAGGCCTCGTGGAACCCGCAGGGCATGCAGAACCTGGGGCTGGCCTACGCCCTCTACCCGGCCCTGGAGCGGCTCTACCCGGAGAAGCAGGACCTGGAGACGGCGGTGCGCCGCCACCTGGTCTTCTTCAACACCCACCCCTACGTGGCGGCGGCCATCGTGGGAGGCGTCCTCTACCATGAGCAGCGGATTGCCCGGGGCGAGGAGCCACCGGACAAGGTGGTGGCCTTCAAGGCGGCGCTCATGGGGCCGCTGGCGGCGCTGGGGGACGGCTTCTTCTGGCTGTCGCTCAAGCCGGCGACGGGGGCGGTGTGCGCGGCGCTGGTGCCGGTGCTGGCGGCGTGGGCGGCGGTGCTCTTCCTCTTCCTCTACAACCTCGTCCACCTGACGCTCCGGGCCCGGCTGTACTTGCTGGGACTGACACTGGGGGACAGGCTGGTGGAGGCGGTGGCGCGGGCCAACCTCCCCACCCGGGGCGCCCGGCTGCGGGCGGTGGCGGCGGCGTGCGCTGGCGGGCTGGCCGCCTGGCTGGCGGTCACCTTCGGTGCCAACGCGGGGGGCCGGTTCGCGCCCCTGTTGTCCGCGGGCTGCCTGGCCCTGGGGGTGCTGTCCTACTTTCTGGTGTCGCGTCGGGTTCCCAACTACGTGGTGCTCTACCTCGCCGCGGGCCTTGCCTGTGCGGCCGGAGCCTTCCTTTAG
- a CDS encoding HPr family phosphocarrier protein: MSSVAEGTFEIINALGLHARAAAQLVQVANRYKSEVTLLCEGQKANAKSIMGVLMLAAAQGMHVTVTCKGEDAEACLQDIQKLIANRFGESK; the protein is encoded by the coding sequence ATGTCGAGCGTGGCCGAAGGGACATTCGAAATCATCAACGCACTCGGGCTGCATGCCCGGGCGGCGGCGCAGTTGGTGCAGGTGGCCAACCGTTACAAGAGTGAGGTGACGCTCTTGTGCGAGGGCCAGAAGGCCAATGCCAAGTCCATCATGGGCGTGCTGATGCTGGCGGCCGCACAGGGCATGCACGTGACGGTGACGTGCAAGGGCGAGGACGCCGAGGCGTGCCTGCAGGACATCCAGAAGCTCATCGCCAACAGGTTCGGCGAGTCGAAGTGA
- the ptsP gene encoding phosphoenolpyruvate--protein phosphotransferase yields the protein MSSQATPTLSLKGIGASPGVAVGHAYILDRKRVRTPKLRLAEAEVDPERMRMKTALELSDRQLSELKEQISKTEGPEHALILEAHRLMLHDPMFVDEVNRLIVEDRINAEWAVRRVARKLKHLFDNIPDEYFRERRSDVEYVADRVVRNLLGQVVDEEVTLPDHAVVVAHDLSPADAALMARSGRVAGFVTDLGGQTSHTAIVARARSTPAVVGAGRASEQISPGDLVAMDGARGIILVNPTEDQLALFHETMRRHQESEARALSEKDLPAQSTDGYRMRLVGNIEFPEEIQSLLDHGAEGIGLYRTEFMFLDRKSPPTEEEHYRAYRQVLEMMGGRPVTIRTLDLGGDKVPGKGKHEKEPNPAMGLRAIRYCLANRELFRVQLRALLRASVHGNMRMMFPLICGMSELREARSELEACRTELGRAGVPLGKRFPVGIMVETPSAALIADRLAQEADFFSVGTNDLIQYSLAIDRQNRDVAYLYKPLHLSVLRSLKSIVTAAKDAGIPVAMCGEMAGDPVYALVLLALGFDELSMTAGQIPTVKSFIRQTSRVEAQQLLETAMDLTTAEEIERFIRTEMDKRFASID from the coding sequence GTGAGCAGCCAGGCCACCCCCACGTTGAGTCTGAAGGGCATCGGCGCCTCCCCGGGCGTGGCGGTGGGCCACGCCTACATCCTGGACCGCAAGCGGGTGCGCACGCCCAAGCTTCGGCTGGCCGAGGCCGAGGTCGACCCCGAGCGCATGCGGATGAAGACGGCGCTGGAGCTGTCCGACCGCCAGCTCTCCGAGCTCAAGGAGCAGATCTCCAAGACGGAGGGCCCCGAGCACGCGCTCATCCTCGAGGCGCACCGGTTGATGCTCCACGATCCGATGTTCGTGGACGAGGTGAACCGGCTCATCGTGGAGGACCGCATCAACGCGGAGTGGGCGGTGAGGAGGGTGGCGCGCAAGCTCAAGCACCTCTTCGACAACATCCCGGACGAGTACTTCCGGGAGCGGCGCTCGGACGTGGAGTACGTGGCGGACCGGGTGGTGCGCAACCTGCTGGGGCAGGTAGTGGACGAGGAGGTGACGCTGCCGGACCACGCGGTGGTGGTGGCGCACGACCTGTCGCCGGCGGACGCGGCGCTGATGGCGCGCAGCGGACGGGTGGCGGGCTTCGTCACGGACCTGGGAGGGCAGACGAGCCACACGGCCATCGTGGCGCGCGCCCGCTCCACGCCAGCGGTGGTGGGAGCTGGCCGGGCCAGCGAGCAGATCTCCCCGGGGGATCTGGTGGCGATGGACGGGGCGAGGGGCATCATCCTGGTGAACCCCACGGAAGACCAGCTCGCGCTCTTCCACGAGACGATGCGCCGGCACCAGGAGAGCGAGGCGCGGGCGCTGTCGGAGAAGGATCTGCCGGCGCAGAGCACGGATGGCTATCGCATGCGGCTGGTGGGGAACATCGAGTTCCCGGAGGAGATCCAATCGCTGTTGGACCACGGCGCGGAGGGCATTGGCCTGTACCGCACCGAGTTCATGTTCCTGGACCGAAAGAGCCCGCCGACGGAGGAGGAGCACTACCGGGCGTACCGGCAGGTGCTGGAGATGATGGGGGGCAGGCCGGTCACCATCCGCACGTTGGACCTGGGCGGAGACAAGGTGCCGGGGAAGGGCAAGCACGAGAAGGAGCCCAACCCGGCGATGGGCCTGCGAGCCATCCGCTACTGCCTGGCGAACCGGGAGCTGTTCCGGGTGCAGCTGAGGGCGCTGCTGCGGGCGAGCGTGCACGGGAACATGCGGATGATGTTCCCGCTCATCTGCGGGATGAGCGAGCTGCGCGAGGCGCGGAGCGAGCTGGAGGCGTGCCGCACGGAGCTGGGACGGGCGGGCGTACCGCTCGGCAAACGCTTCCCGGTGGGCATCATGGTGGAGACGCCGAGCGCGGCGCTCATCGCGGACCGACTGGCGCAGGAGGCGGACTTCTTCTCGGTGGGGACGAACGACCTCATCCAATACTCGCTGGCGATCGACCGGCAGAACCGGGACGTGGCGTACCTGTACAAGCCGTTGCACCTGTCGGTGCTGCGCTCGCTCAAGAGCATCGTGACGGCGGCGAAGGACGCGGGGATACCGGTGGCGATGTGCGGGGAGATGGCGGGAGACCCGGTGTACGCGCTGGTGCTGTTGGCACTGGGCTTCGACGAGCTGTCGATGACGGCGGGGCAGATTCCGACGGTGAAGAGCTTCATCCGGCAGACGAGCCGGGTGGAGGCGCAACAGTTGCTCGAGACGGCGATGGACCTGACGACGGCGGAGGAGATCGAGCGTTTCATCCGCACGGAGATGGACAAGCGTTTCGCCTCGATAGACTGA
- a CDS encoding MgtC/SapB family protein, with protein MPDETTAVLRLCIAFGLGFVLGLERELRGQVAGLRTHILVCLGACLFTVCSILAAHPLETGMPQDVRADITRIASQVVVGIGFLGGGAILRHGATIKGLTTAANLWLTASVGLAVGFGYPVLAAVTTGLALVTLVGLRFLERIIRRFRKQFSLAPEDNLAALSPDGEGANMERKRD; from the coding sequence GTGCCGGACGAAACCACCGCCGTCCTTCGACTCTGCATCGCCTTCGGGCTCGGGTTCGTGCTCGGCCTCGAGCGCGAGCTGCGCGGGCAGGTGGCGGGACTGCGCACCCATATCCTCGTCTGCCTCGGTGCCTGTCTCTTCACCGTGTGCAGCATCCTCGCCGCGCATCCGCTCGAGACCGGCATGCCCCAGGATGTCCGGGCCGACATCACCCGCATCGCCAGCCAGGTCGTCGTCGGCATCGGCTTCCTCGGCGGCGGTGCCATCCTCCGCCACGGCGCCACCATCAAGGGCCTCACCACCGCCGCCAACCTCTGGCTCACCGCGTCCGTCGGCCTCGCCGTTGGATTCGGTTATCCGGTGCTCGCCGCTGTCACCACGGGACTCGCTCTCGTCACCCTCGTCGGCCTGCGCTTCCTGGAGCGAATCATCCGCCGCTTCCGGAAGCAGTTCAGCCTCGCCCCCGAGGACAACCTCGCCGCCCTCTCTCCGGACGGAGAGGGCGCGAACATGGAACGGAAGCGGGATTAG
- a CDS encoding MXAN_6521/LA_1396 family lipoprotein, which produces MNRLALVMGLALLAGCATVKNSHVRPDYETVDKTQVKRLAVVTQPLPDNVQKVGELWSLIARRYVNQNRDFIAKVNTAVDGNPEDTSFKDLCVEGIEGILWLFPTVKRTGAGVEAAVKAQLLRCRDGQEVWGAEAAGSWPSEDERYKELTAQYTGELGPDVTPYVAPTFRLLSATLDTLPRPQLGESDVEEKIELGE; this is translated from the coding sequence ATGAACCGACTCGCGCTCGTGATGGGACTCGCGCTGCTCGCCGGCTGCGCCACCGTGAAGAACAGCCACGTCCGCCCCGACTACGAGACCGTGGACAAGACCCAGGTCAAGCGTCTGGCCGTGGTCACCCAGCCTCTCCCCGACAACGTCCAGAAGGTGGGCGAGCTGTGGAGCCTCATCGCCCGCCGCTACGTCAACCAGAACCGCGACTTCATCGCCAAGGTCAACACCGCCGTCGACGGCAACCCCGAGGACACCTCCTTCAAGGACCTGTGCGTCGAGGGCATCGAGGGCATTCTCTGGCTCTTCCCCACCGTCAAGCGCACCGGCGCTGGCGTGGAGGCCGCCGTGAAGGCCCAGCTGCTCCGCTGCCGCGATGGTCAGGAGGTCTGGGGCGCCGAGGCCGCCGGCAGCTGGCCCTCCGAGGACGAGCGCTACAAGGAGCTCACCGCCCAGTACACCGGTGAGCTCGGCCCCGACGTCACCCCCTACGTCGCCCCCACCTTCCGCCTCCTCAGCGCCACCCTCGACACCCTCCCCCGCCCGCAGCTCGGTGAGAGCGACGTCGAGGAGAAGATCGAGCTCGGGGAATAG
- a CDS encoding inorganic phosphate transporter, which yields MLLTAVILIVAVALIFDFINGFHDAANSIATVVSTRVLSPNLAVAWAAFFNFVAAFGGGVKVANTMGKGIIDFEMLRAQGSEAVLLVIFSALMGAIAWNLLTWWWGLPSSSSHALAGGMIGATLPVLGFAGLVGSGIAKIAAFIVLSPLIGMLLGTLLMLASTWTVHKQTPLKVDTWFRRLQLLSSAIFSYSHGTNDAQKVMGIIAVVLFGTIWRDRTFHIDWWMIISCHAAIALGTFFGGWRIVKTMGHSLTKLAPIGGFAAETGGGVTIIALAKLGIPVSTTHTITGAIVGVGSTKGWRAVKWGVAGRIIWAWVFTIPASALMAVLVYGLSRLVVMAVR from the coding sequence ATGCTGCTCACCGCTGTCATCCTCATCGTCGCGGTCGCGCTCATCTTCGATTTCATCAACGGCTTCCACGACGCGGCCAACTCCATCGCCACCGTGGTGTCCACGCGCGTGCTGTCGCCGAACCTGGCCGTGGCGTGGGCCGCCTTCTTCAACTTCGTCGCCGCGTTCGGCGGTGGAGTGAAGGTGGCCAACACCATGGGCAAGGGCATCATCGACTTCGAGATGCTGCGCGCCCAGGGTTCGGAAGCCGTGCTGCTGGTCATCTTCTCCGCGTTGATGGGCGCCATCGCCTGGAACCTGCTGACGTGGTGGTGGGGACTGCCCTCCTCGTCCTCGCACGCACTGGCGGGGGGAATGATTGGCGCCACGCTGCCGGTGCTCGGCTTCGCCGGGCTGGTGGGCTCGGGCATCGCGAAGATCGCCGCCTTCATCGTGCTCTCGCCCCTCATCGGCATGCTGCTCGGCACGCTGCTGATGCTGGCGAGCACCTGGACGGTGCACAAGCAGACGCCCCTGAAGGTGGACACCTGGTTCCGGCGGCTGCAGCTCCTGTCCTCGGCCATCTTCTCCTACAGCCACGGTACCAATGACGCGCAGAAGGTGATGGGCATCATCGCGGTGGTGCTCTTCGGCACCATCTGGCGGGACCGGACCTTCCACATCGACTGGTGGATGATCATCTCGTGCCACGCGGCCATCGCCCTGGGCACCTTCTTCGGCGGCTGGCGCATCGTGAAGACGATGGGGCACAGCCTGACGAAGCTGGCGCCCATCGGAGGCTTCGCGGCGGAGACGGGCGGAGGCGTCACCATCATCGCGCTGGCCAAGCTGGGCATCCCCGTGTCCACCACGCACACCATCACCGGCGCCATCGTGGGCGTGGGCTCCACCAAGGGCTGGCGCGCGGTGAAGTGGGGCGTGGCCGGCCGCATCATCTGGGCCTGGGTGTTCACCATCCCCGCCTCGGCGCTCATGGCCGTGCTCGTCTACGGGCTGTCCCGGCTGGTGGTGATGGCCGTGCGGTGA